The Streptomyces sp. DG1A-41 genomic sequence CGACACCGCGCTCGGTGAGCTCGCCGGTCGCGTCCAGCAGCCCGCGCTCACGCAACCGGTCCGTCGCCGCGTCCCAGTCCTCCTGGCTCCAGCCCCGGGTGCCGAAGACCCACTTCGGTGTCATGCCCCTGCCTGTCGCCGTGTGGGTCACCATGGCCTCCAGCCCGTCCAGCCCGGCGGACATCAGCACGGCCAGATGCCCGTCGCCCCGGTGCTCGCGCAGCAGGGTCGCCGCATGCCAGTACGCGAGGTGCGGCTCCTCGGGGACGGGCAGGTCGGCATGGGCGGCGTACAGCGGCCTCGCCCCGCGCGAGCAGGCTTCGGCGGCGCGCAGCGCGAGACGTGAGGCCTCGGTCATCTCCGCCGATACCAGGGCCCCTTCGCCCAGCAGGCGGCGCAGTGTCGCGTCGACCGCACGCGCGCGTGCCGCCAGCACCTGACCGGGTGTCGCGGCCTCCCACACCGCCGGCACGTGCCGGGCCACGAGCTCGTACTTGTAGTTGTAGAAGGCCGCCGCCACCGCCCCGGCCCCGACCGGCCCGAGGGCGGCGGCCCGCACGGCGAAGTTCACGGCGTGGGGACGGGTGATCCCGGCAGCACCCAGTTCCCGCCCCAGATCGGGCGAGAAGTAGTGCGTCGCGTGCAGGGTGTTGAGCACGTTCTGGCAGCGTCGGCCGGCGAGCGGCTGGAGGGCGGCAGTCGTCATGCCGGGCAGGTTACCAACCGCTTGGTATGGCTTCTGCGGCAGCGCCCCTCATGGCAGAAAGGGTGGGGAACTCGTCATTGCGGCCACACTCCGGGCCCGCGAAGAAGCGACGGCATGGGCCAACGCACCGTTCCCGACCTCCTCTTGGCGCGCAGAGTCTCGACGTCACCGGCCCCGTGGAGGTCTTCGCGGGCGCGGAACTGCTCTCCCCGGGCGCGTAGCGGATCCGCACGGCCTCCCTTGGACGGCGCTCCCGTACGGACCACCAGCGGCCTGACTCTCGTACCCGACGAGTCCCTGGCCACCGCCCCCGACCCGGACATCCTCCCCGTCCCCGGCGGAACGGGCAGCCTGCGGACCGACCCGCGCCTGGGTGCGCCAGCACGGGCCGCGCCCCGCACGGCTGGTCTCCGTGTGCACTGGCGCGGCCGTGCTCGCGGCCTGCTGGACGGCCGCCGGGCCACGACCCACTGGGCGTACTGCGACCGGCTCGCCCGTGACCACCCGGCCGTCGAGATCGCCCCCGACCCCGTCTGCGTACGCGACGGGCACATCGCCACGCCGGCCGGTGTCACCGCCGGCATCGACCTCGCCCTCGCCCTGGCCGAGGAGGATCTGGGCCGGGACGCCGCCCTCACCATCGCCCGCCACCTGGTCGTGTTCCTGCGCCGGCCCGGGAACCAGGCCCAGTTCAGCGCCCAGCTCGCGGCCCAGACCGCCCACCGCGAGCCCCTGAGGGAGGTCCAGCGCTTCATCACCGAACACCCCGACGCCGACCTCTCCGTCGAGGCCCTCGCCGCCCGCGCCCGGCTGTCACCCCGCCAACTTCGCCCGCCCCTTCCGGTCCGATACCGGTATGACGCCGGGCCGGTACGTGGACCGGATCCGTGCCTGCTGGAGGGCACCGCCGACGGCACCGAGGAGATCTCACGCACCAGCGGCTACGGCACCCCGCAAGTACGTCACCGCGGCCGGCGTCTCGGCATCGCCATGGGACTGGCCCTGCTCGGCCGCATCGCGGGCAACGACCACGCACAGATGGTCCAGCTCGCCACCGAGTACGACCCGCAGCCGCCCTACGACGCCGGATCATCCGAGAAGGCGCCCGCGCACCTCGTCGAACTGCTCCGGTCGCACGCCGACGTCATCCTGCCCTGGGCACGCTCCAGCCGAACCGCGGCTGCCTGCGCTCCAGGAACGCGGCCACGCCCTCCGCGGTGTCGCCGCTCTCGCGTGCCCGCGCGGCCCAGTAGGCGTCGCGGTCCGTGCGCCCGTTCGCGAATTCCTTGGCCGCGGCCTGCGTCAGCTGCGAACGGGACACCAGAACCCGGGTGAACTCGGCGAGCCGCTTGTCCAGTTGACCCTCGGGCAGCACCTCGTCGGCCAGCCCGGTGCGCAGCGCCCGCTCCGCGTCGATCAGTTCGCCGGAGAACAGCAGGTACTTGGCGGTGGCCGGCCCGACCAGGGCCACCAGCCGCCTGGTCGAGGACGCCGGATACACGATGCCGAGCTTCGCCGGCGTCACACCGAACAGCGCCCCCTCCTCGGCGAACCGCAGATCACAGGCCGCCGCCAGCTGCGCCCCGCCGCCCACGCAGTGCCCGCGCACCGCCGCCAGCGTCGGCTTCGGGAACGCGGCGAGTGCCTCCTCGGCCTCCACGGCCAGCCGCTGCGCCTCCTCCGGCGAGCCCCGCAGCGTCGAGATGTCGGCCCCCGCGCAGAACGTGCCGCCCTCGCCGGTGAGTACCAGCGCCCGCACGGCCGGATCGCCCGCGAGTCCCTCCAGCAGCGGCGGCAGGGAGCGCCACATCGCGGCCGTCATGGCGTTGCGCTTCTCGGGATGGCGGATGACGACCGTCGCGACCGAGTCGGTCACGCTGTACAGCAGCTGCGGCTCCATGCGCCGGATGCTATCCGGATGCCAAACCCGTACAACCCGAATAGTTCGCCGAGATGGCACAACAAGGGCAGGACCAGTCCCACAACTGACCGTGTCATACGCCAACGGTCAGAAGCGTTCGATAGTCGCTGACTTCTGGTCAGTCCTGAGGTAAGGAGCGCATCGTTACCAACACTCAGGGTGTGGCGACAATCGAGCGCGAGGGTGGCGACCGGACGATGGACAGCGACGGGCGTGGGTTCGGCCCACGCCCAGAGGGCGGCGCGGCGCCCCTCGGCCCCGGGCCCGCGGATCCGCTGCCGTACGAAGGGGTCTGGCGGTTCACCGCACCGGCGGTCGACGCCTCGGTGCCGCAGGCGCGGCACGCCGTACGGGACCTGCTGCTGCGCCAAGGGGTGCCGGTCTCGGACGACCTGGCCCAGGGGCTGCTGCTGATCGTCTCGGAGCTGGTGACGAACGCCGTGAAGCACGCGGCGGTGCTCTCACCGACGATCGCCGTCGAGCTGGCCGTCGGTGCCGAGTGGCTGCGCGTGTCCGTGGAGGACAACCACCCGTACCGGCCGACAGCCCTGGAGACCGATCACGGCCGGACCGGCGGTCGCGGACTGCTGCTGGTGCGCGAGATCACCCGGGAGGCGGGCGGTGTGTGCGAGGTCGACCACACCGCGAGTGGCGGCAAGGTGATCTGGGCCACCCTGCCGCTCAAACCCGCGCGCTTCACCTAGGCCGGCTCTTCAGAGCCGTCGTCACCAGCCGGCGGACGTGCCGGTCAGCTCCCTGATCGCCGGCCGGGCCGCGTCCAGGACGGTCATGAACCAGGACGAGAAGGTGTCCTTGGCGTGCCGCTCCGCCAGTTCGGGCGGGGTCACGAACGCCGTCGACGCGACCTCCTCCGGATCCGGCCGCAGCACGGCCTGCACCATCCCGACGAAGAGGTGGTTGTACTCCTGCTCCACCAGACCGGACTCCGGGTCCGGGTGGTTGTAGCGGACCGTGCCCGCCTCGGCCAGCAGGGACGGGGAGGCGCCGAGCTCCTCGTAGGTCCGACGCGCCGCCGCCGCGAAGGGCGCCTCGCCGGGGTAGGGGTGGCCGCAGCAGGTGTTCGACCACACACCGGGGGAGTGGTACTTGCCCAGCGCCCGCTGCTGGAGCAGCAGCCGGCCGTACTCGTCGAAGAGGAACACGGAGAACGCGCGGTGCAACTGCCCGGGCGGCTGGTGGGCGGCGAGCTTCTCCGCGGTGCCGATCGTCACGCCGTCCTCGTCGACCAGTTCCAGCAAAATCGCGTCTGCGGTGCCGTTCGACGGGCTGTGCGTCGCGGTGGCAGGTGTGATCGGCATACCCATCCTTCACATCGGTCTTCGCGCCCCAAGTCTGCCGTACGAATCCGGCACTCCCGGCACTTCGCGAGCGCCCGCATGTCCCGCGCGGCGGCGCGGAGCGCGGACGGCGCCGCTCGGACCCGGAAGAGGGGCCCAGTGGGTGATCGTGCCCGGCACCGTGGACCGAAAATCGTCCCTGGCGGTGCGGTGAGAGCCAGGACGGGGGCGCGCGCCGGAGGGCTTGATTCCCCGGCGCACTCCCAGCGCGATGCGCCCCACCAGCGCCATCAGCGCCACCAGCCCCAGAAGCCTCAGGAGTGGGCGGCGTCAGTGGCAGAGGCGCGCCTCGTGCTCCCGGTGTCCGCCCGGCTCCAGCTGAAAGGTGCAGTGCTCCACGTCGAAGTGGCCGCCGAGACAGTCCTGGAGCTCGTGGAGCATCTTCTCGTGGCCTATCGCGCTCAGCACCTCCGAGCTGACGACCACGTGCGCCGACAGCACCGGCATGCCGGAGGTGATCGTCCAGGCGTGCAGATCGTGAACGTCTTCCACCCCGTCGGTCGCCAGGATGTGGGCTCGCACCTCCGCCATGTCGACGCCCTTGGGCGCCGCCTCCAGCAGGACGTTCAGGGTCTCGCGCAGCAGCTTCACCGTGCGCGGCACGATCATCAGCGCGATGACGAGGGAGGCGATCGGGTCGGCGGCCTGCCAGCCGGTGAGCATGATCACAAGGGCCGAGACGATCACCGTGACCGAACCCAGGGCGTCCGCCGCCACCTCGAGGAACGCGCCGCGCACGTTCAGGCTCTCCTTCTGGCCGCGCATCAGCAGCGCCAGCGACATCATGTTGGCGACCAGGCCGATGGCACCGAACATGACAGCGAGGTGGCCCTGGGTGTCCGCCGGTGTGACGAAGCGCTGGACCGACTCGTACAGGACGTACCCGCCGACCCCGAGCAGCAGCAGACAGTTGGCCAGGGCGGCGAGGATCTCGGCGCGGGCGTAGCCGAAGGTGGCCCGGTCGCTGGGCGGGCGGTTCGCGAAGCGGATCGCGAGCAGCGCCATGCCCAGGCCCAGAGCGTCCGTCGCCATGTGCGCCGAGTCCGCGACGAGGGCGAGCGAGTCGGCGAGCACCCCGCCGACGATCTGGACGACCACCACGCCGAGCGTGATCGCCAGCGCGACCCGCAGCCTGCCGCGGTACGCCGAGGTCGCCGTACCGCCGGCCGGCGCGCCGTGCGCGTGCCCGTGATCGTGGCCAGCCCCCATGAAAGTCATCCTCCGGTGTTCGCGTGATCGTGCTCGGGCACCCCAGTGAACTACGGGGAGGGGGTATGTGCAACGCGGCACTGAACACCGTTGTCATGTGCCCTGACCTGCGGAAACCACGCCCAGGTCAGGGCACCCTCAGTGGCTCAGGAGCCGTGGTGCAGGAGCCAGCCCCGCCACGCCGACTCGGCCATCTCGCGCACTGCGCGCCGCGCGGTCCAGCCGAGTTCCCCGGCCGCCCGGGACGCCGAAGCGACGGCCCGCGGGGCGTCCCCGGGGCGGCGGCCCTCGACGAGCGGTGGCCGGCGGTCGCCGGTGGCCTCGCCGATGACCGAGATGAGCTCGCGCACCGAGACGCCCTCGCCCCGGCCGATGTTGACCGTCAGATTGCCCACGACGCCCCCGTCGGCGAGCCGCCGGGCCGCCGCGAGATGCGCCTCGGCCAGATCGGCGACGTGAACGTAGTCACGGACGCAGGTGCCGTCCTGGGTGGGGTAGTCGTCACCGAAGATCCTGGGCGCCTCGTCGCGCGTCAGCCGGTCGAAGACCATCGGGACGATGTTGAAGACGCCCGTGTCGGCCAGTTCCGGCGCGGCGGCGCCCGCCACGTTGAAATAGCGCAGACATACGGTGGAGATCCCGTGCGCGCGGCCCGCCGCCCGCACCAGCCGCTCCCCGGCGAGCTTGGTCTCGCCGTACGGGTTCACCGGCGCACAGGGCGTGTCCTCCGTGATGAGGTCCACACCCGGGTCGCCGTACACCGCCGCTGACGACGAGAACACGAAGTGCTCGATCCCGGCCCCGGCGACCGCGCCCAGGAGGGTCACGAGACCGCCGACGTTCTCCCGGTAGTACCGCGTCGGCTGCGCGACGGACTCGGCGACCTGCTTGCGCGCCGCGAGATGCACCACACCGGTCACGCCGTGCTCGGCGAACACGCGCTTCAGCAGGTCACCGTCGAGCGACGAGCCCTCGATGAGCGGTACGTCCGCCGGAAGCCGCGCGGGCACCCCGGCCGAGAGGTCGTCCAGGGCGAGGACCCGCTCCCCGGCCTCGTTCATGGCCCTGGCCACGTGGGCCCCGATGTAGCCGGCCCCGCCGGTGATCAGCCAAGTCATGGTCGCCCACCCTATGCGGCTATGGCACAACCCCTGCGCGATGTCCCCGATGTCCGGTCTGGGGGACGCGGTTTGTGGCGCGGGCCCCGAATCCACGATGATGATCGCGGCAAAGGCTTGTGCAAACCACGTTGATCGATCTGCCAAACAGGCGGTGAACGCGGCCCTCCCGGCATCCGATAGCCTCTGCCGACACGCCGCCCGGGAGCTTTCCGGCGCGGGCGCCCCCACCATGTAGAGCCCTGGCGCGGACGCGTCGGTACCCAGGGAGTGAATTCGGTTGTCGACCGCCATCCTCACCGGTCAGCCGGTCCCCGGATCGTCGATCGAGGGCGATCTGCGGTCCCTCGGCTTCGACGTGCGGGTCGCGGCCGACGCAGCCGAGGCCGAGACCCTGCTCGCCGGGGTGCCGGGCGGGGAGCGGGTCGCCCTGGTCGACGCCCGGTTCGTGGGCCATGTGCACGCGCTGCGCCTCGGCCTCACCGACCCCCGCTTCCCGCTCGCCGCCATCCCGGGCGCCGTCACCGCACAGGCCAGGCCGCCAGGCCCTGACCCGGGCGATGGCCCGCGAGAACTCCACGGGCGGCGGCACCACCCTCGTCGACAGCCTCGCCGACCGCATTCTCACCGCCCTGGACGCCGACGGAGCCGACGTGCACCGCCCCGAGCTGGGCAGTCTCGTCGCCACCGTCCCCGCCGACCCACAGGCCCGCAACGAGGCACGGCAGGCGGTGACGGCCGTCGACGACGAGGCCGTACGCCTGAAGTCGGCCGTGAAGTCCCGCGACGGCTTCTTCACCACCTACTGCGTCAGCCCGTATTCCCGTTACCTCGCCCGCTGGTGCGCCCGCCGTGGCCTGACCCCCAACCAGGTCACCACCGCCTCGCTGCTCACCGCCCTCATAGCGGCGGCCTGCGCGGCCACCGGCACCCGCGGCGGCTTCGTCGCGGCCGGCGTCCTGCTGATCGCGTCCTTCGTGCTGGACTGCACCGACGGCCAGCTCGCCCGCTACTCCCTGCAGTACTCCACGCTCGGCGCCTGGCTCGACGCCACCTTCGACCGGGCCAAGGAGTACGCCTACTACGCCGGTCTCGCTCTCGGTGCCGCCCGCGGCGGCGACGACGTATGGGCCCTCGCCCTCGGCGCCATGGTCCTGCAGACGTGCCGCCATGTCGTGGACTTCTCCTTCAACGAGGCCAACCACGACGCCACCGCCAACACCAGCCCCACCGCCGCCCTCTCCGACAAGCTCGACAGCGTCGGCTGGACGGTCTGGGTGCGCCGCATGATCGTCCTGCCCATCGGCGAACGCTGGGCCATGATCGCTGTGCTCACGGCGGCCACGACCCCGCGCATCACCTTCTACGCCCTGCTCATCGGCTGCGCCTTCGCGGCGACCTACACCACGGCGGGCCGCGTGCTGCGGTCGCTGACGCGGAAGGCGCGGCGTACCGACCGGGCGGCGCGGGCACTGGCGGACCTGACGGACAGCGGGCCGGTCGCCGAGGCGCTCGCGGGGCTGCTGCGCAAGCTGCCCGCCAAGCCACCTTTCGGTGCCCGGTTCCTCGTCGCCCTGCCCGGCGCTGCTCTCGTGGTCCTCGCGGCAGCCCTCGAGCCGTACGGCAGCGCCCTGCCTGTCGCGGCAGCCGCCCTCTACGTGCTCACC encodes the following:
- the idi gene encoding isopentenyl-diphosphate Delta-isomerase, producing the protein MPITPATATHSPSNGTADAILLELVDEDGVTIGTAEKLAAHQPPGQLHRAFSVFLFDEYGRLLLQQRALGKYHSPGVWSNTCCGHPYPGEAPFAAAARRTYEELGASPSLLAEAGTVRYNHPDPESGLVEQEYNHLFVGMVQAVLRPDPEEVASTAFVTPPELAERHAKDTFSSWFMTVLDAARPAIRELTGTSAGW
- a CDS encoding enoyl-CoA hydratase/isomerase family protein, with amino-acid sequence MEPQLLYSVTDSVATVVIRHPEKRNAMTAAMWRSLPPLLEGLAGDPAVRALVLTGEGGTFCAGADISTLRGSPEEAQRLAVEAEEALAAFPKPTLAAVRGHCVGGGAQLAAACDLRFAEEGALFGVTPAKLGIVYPASSTRRLVALVGPATAKYLLFSGELIDAERALRTGLADEVLPEGQLDKRLAEFTRVLVSRSQLTQAAAKEFANGRTDRDAYWAARARESGDTAEGVAAFLERRQPRFGWSVPRAG
- a CDS encoding cation diffusion facilitator family transporter, translating into MGAGHDHGHAHGAPAGGTATSAYRGRLRVALAITLGVVVVQIVGGVLADSLALVADSAHMATDALGLGMALLAIRFANRPPSDRATFGYARAEILAALANCLLLLGVGGYVLYESVQRFVTPADTQGHLAVMFGAIGLVANMMSLALLMRGQKESLNVRGAFLEVAADALGSVTVIVSALVIMLTGWQAADPIASLVIALMIVPRTVKLLRETLNVLLEAAPKGVDMAEVRAHILATDGVEDVHDLHAWTITSGMPVLSAHVVVSSEVLSAIGHEKMLHELQDCLGGHFDVEHCTFQLEPGGHREHEARLCH
- the galE gene encoding UDP-glucose 4-epimerase GalE — its product is MTWLITGGAGYIGAHVARAMNEAGERVLALDDLSAGVPARLPADVPLIEGSSLDGDLLKRVFAEHGVTGVVHLAARKQVAESVAQPTRYYRENVGGLVTLLGAVAGAGIEHFVFSSSAAVYGDPGVDLITEDTPCAPVNPYGETKLAGERLVRAAGRAHGISTVCLRYFNVAGAAAPELADTGVFNIVPMVFDRLTRDEAPRIFGDDYPTQDGTCVRDYVHVADLAEAHLAAARRLADGGVVGNLTVNIGRGEGVSVRELISVIGEATGDRRPPLVEGRRPGDAPRAVASASRAAGELGWTARRAVREMAESAWRGWLLHHGS
- a CDS encoding ATP-binding protein translates to MDSDGRGFGPRPEGGAAPLGPGPADPLPYEGVWRFTAPAVDASVPQARHAVRDLLLRQGVPVSDDLAQGLLLIVSELVTNAVKHAAVLSPTIAVELAVGAEWLRVSVEDNHPYRPTALETDHGRTGGRGLLLVREITREAGGVCEVDHTASGGKVIWATLPLKPARFT